Proteins encoded within one genomic window of Setaria italica strain Yugu1 chromosome IV, Setaria_italica_v2.0, whole genome shotgun sequence:
- the LOC101752996 gene encoding LOW QUALITY PROTEIN: ATPase 6, plasma membrane-type (The sequence of the model RefSeq protein was modified relative to this genomic sequence to represent the inferred CDS: substituted 1 base at 1 genomic stop codon), with protein MASISPDDVRDGNVDLSKMPVEEVFKTLKCDRKGLSGAEAEGRLRAFGPNKLEEKKESKLLKFLGFMWNPLSWVMEMAAIMAIVLANGGGKPPDWQDFVGIVTLLIINSTISYIEEANAGDAAAALMAGLAPKTKLLRDGRWEEQDASILVPGDIISIKLGDIIPADARLLEGDPLKIDQSALTGESLPVNKHPGQEVFSGSTVKQGEIEAVVIATGVHTFFGKAAHLVDSTNNVGHFQQVLTAIGNFCIISIAAGMLVEVVVMYSVQHRAYRDGIDNLLVLLIGGIPIAMPTVLSVTMAIGSHRLSQQGAITKRMTAIEEMAGMDILCSDKTGTLTLNKLTVDKSLIEVYSKGVDKDMVLLYAARASRVENQDAIDTCIVNMLADPKEARAGIQEVHFLPFNPVEKRTAITYVDGNGDWHRVSKGAPEQIIELCNMGADAEKKVHALIDGYADRGLRSLGVSYQQVPEKSKESAGEPWQFIGLLPLFDPPRHDSAETIRRALHLGVNVKMITGDQLAIGKETGRRLGMGTNMYPSTTLLGDKNSTVNGMPIDELIEKADGFAGVFPEHKYEIVKRLQERGHICGMTGDGVNDAPALKKADIGIAVDDATDAARSASDIVLTEPGLSVIVSAVLTSRSIFQRMKNYTIYAVSITIRIVLGFLVIALIWKFDFAPFMVLIIAILNDGTIMTISKDRVKPSPKPDSWKLNEIFATGIVLGTYMALVTALFFYLAHDTNFFSDVFGVASIKENDRELMAALYLQVSIISQALIFVTRSRSWSFVERPGYLLLFAFFAAQLVATAIAVYADWEFCRIQGIGWAWGGAIWVFSVVTYIPLDVLKFMIRSALRGQACSKEQNKASLAVLHCYCHQRPXSQLNCPLLASTLISVIVVFSSETFLGACLERRAFVNKHSELAEEAAKRAEVARYAQVVPSPRRRLANHLRPSSARRRIASHHQTLISPVFLVPADWELNVAEVTVAGEGVLCSSFPP; from the exons ATGGCGTCCATCTCCCCGGACGACGTCCGAGATGGAAACGTCGATCTG TCGAAGATGCCGGTGGAGGAGGTGTTCAAGACGCTCAAGTGCGACCGCAAGGGGCTCtccggcgcggaggcggagggccgGCTCAGGGCGTTCGGCCCCAACAAgctggaggagaagaaggagagcAAGCTGCTCAAGTTCCTGGGCTTCATGTGGAACCCGCTGTCGTGggtgatggagatggcggcCATCATGGCCATCGTGCtcgccaacggcggcggcaagccGCCCGACTGGCAGGACTTCGTCGGGATCGTCACGCTGCTCATCATCAACTCCACCATCAGCTACATCGAGGAGGCCAACGCcggggacgccgcggcggcgctcatggcggggctggcgcccaagaccAAGCTGCTGAGGGACGGTCGGTGGGAGGAGCAGGACGCGTCCATCCTAGTCCCCGGCGACATCATCAGCATCAAGCTCGGCGACATCATCCCCGCCGACGCCAGGCTGCTCGAGGGCGACCCGCTCAAGATCGACCAGTCGGCGCTCACCGGCGAGTCGCTGCCGGTGAACAAGCACCCGGGGCAGGAGGTGTTCTCGGGCTCCACGGTGAAGCAGGGCGAGATCGAGGCCGTCGTCATCGCCACCGGCGTGCACACCTTCTTCGGCAAGGCGGCGCACCTCGTCGACAGCACCAACAACGTTGGCCACTTTCAACAGGTGCTCACGGCCATCGGCAACTTCTGTATCatctccatcgccgccggcatGCTGGTCGAGGTCGTCGTCATGTACTCGGTCCAGCACCGCGCGTACCGCGACGGCATCGACaacctcctcgtgctcctcatcGGCGGCATCCCCATCGCCATGCCCACCGTGCTCTCCGTCACCATGGCCATCGGCTCCCACCGCCTCTCCCAGCAGGGCGCCATCACCAAGCGCATGACCGCCATCGAGGAGATGGCCGGCATGGACATCCTTTGCAGCGACAAGACGGGCACCCTCACCCTCAACAAGCTCACCGTCGACAAGTCCCTCATCGAGGTCTACTCCAAGGGCGTCGACAAGGACATGGTGCTCCTCTACGCCGCCCGGGCCTCCCGTGTCGAGAACCAGGACGCCATCGACACCTGCATCGTCAACATGCTCGCCGACCCCAAGGAGGCCCGCGCCGGCATCCAGGAGGTCCACTTCCTCCCCTTCAACCCCGTCGAGAAGCGCACGGCCATCACCTACGTCGACGGCAACGGCGACTGGCACAGGGTCAGCAAGGGCGCCCCCGAGCAGATCATCGAGCTCTGCAACATGGGCGCCGACGCCGAGAAGAAGGTCCACGCCCTCATCGACGGCTACGCCGACCGCGGCCTCCGGTCGCTCGGCGTGTCGTACCAGCAGGTGCCGGAGAAGAGCAAGGAGAGCGCCGGCGAGCCGTGGCAGTTCATCGGCCTCCTGCCGCTGTTCGACCCGCCGCGGCACGACAGCGCCGAGACCATCCGCCGCGCGCTCCACCTGGGCGTCAACGTCAAGATGATCACCGGCGACCAGCTCGCCATCGGCAAGGAGACCGGGCGCCGCCTCGGCATGGGCACCAACATGTATCCCTCCACCACCCTCCTCGGCGACAAGAACAGCACGGTGAACGGCATGCCCATCGACGAGCTCATCGAGAAGGCCGACGGCTTCGCCGGCGTCTTCCCGGAGCACAAGTACGAGATCGTGAAGCGGCTCCAGGAACGGGGTCACATCTGCGGCATGACCGGCGACGGCGTGAACGACGCGCCGGCACTGAAGAAGGCGGACATCGGGATCGCCGTCGACGACGCGACGGACGCGGCCCGGAGCGCGTCGGACATCGTGCTGACGGAGCCCGGGCTCAGCGTCATCGTCAGCGCCGTGCTCACCAGCCGCTCCATCTTCCAGCGCATGAAGAACTACACCATCtacgccgtctccatcaccaTCCGCATCGTGCTGGGGTTCCTCGTCATCGCGCTCATCTGGAAGTTCGACTTCGCGCCATTCATGGTGCTCATCATCGCCATCCTCAACGACGGCACCATCATGACCATCTCCAAGGACCGCGTCAAGCCGTCGCCCAAGCCGGACTCGTGGAAGCTCAACGAGATCTTCGCCACCGGCATCGTCCTCGGCACCTACATGGCCCTCGTCACCGCGCTCTTCTTCTACCTCGCCCACGACACCAACTTCTTCAGCGACGTGTTCGGCGTGGCGTCCATCAAGGAGAACGACAGGGAGCTCATGGCGGCGCTCTACCTCCAGGTCAGCATCATCAGCCAGGCGCTCATCTTCGTGACGCGGTCGCGGAGCTGGTCCTTCGTGGAGCGGCCGGGGTACCTCCTGCTCTTCGCCTTCTTCGCCGCGCAGCTCGTGGCGACGGCGATCGCCGTGTACGCCGACTGGGAGTTCTGCCGAATCCAGGGGATCGGATGGGCGTGGGGAGGCGCCATCTGGGTCTTCAGCGTCGTCACCTACATCCCGCTCGACGTGCTCAAGTTCATGATCCGCTCCGCGCTCAGAGGCCAGGCCTGCAGCAAAGAACAGAACAAGGCAAGCCTCGCCGTCCTCCATTGTTATTGCCATCAACGACCATGATCTCAGTTAAACTGTCCATTGTTGGCTTCAACCCTGATCTCCGTGATTGTCGTCTTCTCCAGTGAAACATTTCTAGGTGCTTGTCTCGAGCGGAGGGCGTTCGTGAACAAACACTCTGAGctcgccgaggaggccgccaAGCGCGCCGAGGTCGCAAGGTACGCGCAGGTCGTTCCATCTCCTCGCCGGCGACTAGCTAACCATCTCCGGCCGTCCTCAGCTCGCCGGCGAATAGCTAGCCATCACCAGACGCTGATCTCGCCGGTGTTCTTGGTGCCTGCAGACTGGGAGCTGAACGTGGCGGAGGTGACGGTGGCCGGAGAGGGAGTCCTGTGTTCTTCGTTTCCTCCTTAG
- the LOC101753656 gene encoding uncharacterized protein LOC101753656, whose product MPPPPCSSAPSRLLPSLSLYSRRTIAAAATSPAPAGGHGRRPLRYAILGAGFAGLSVAWHLLKHSPRDSRVSVDIYDEKGVGGGASGVSGGLLHPYSPKVKLLWRGAEFWKESMDLLRSAEQANGTAGADTTSQDERLIWRRGIVRPPTTEKAADILLENAQSCLESCSLQVLDSDAAQRLIPGLCVPFDFAVYMPLALNINPKKYLQALFSACQNLADEASSLPNEQKEFKLYRQHVDNLHQLAGDYDSVIICLGAKACSLPELANKLPLRTCRGVIAEFQLPSDTVEEYGNQSPSILSDAWMAFQGPRTVSIGSTWQWKSENYSSTVSDEEALTAKDELLPKASGVYPGISKWDFVHARAGIRAMPPLTTNGSLPLLGCLDEMVGKKSNCKFWLVGGLGARGLLYHGLVGKLTAKAAICCDENVIPSEFTCWKGIKPSQ is encoded by the exons ATGCCGCCCCCGCCTTGTTCTTCGGCTCCTTCCCGTCTACTCCCCAGTCTCAGCCTCTACTCTAGGCGAACcatcgcagccgccgccacctcgcccgcgccggcaggagggcacggccgccgccccctgCGCTACGCCATCCTCGGCGCAGGCTTCGCGGGGCTCTCCGTCGCGTGGCACCTTCTCAAG CATAGCCCGAGGGATTCCCGCGTGTCTGTGGATATCTACGACGAGAAAGGTGTCGGGGGAGGCGCGTCGGGCGTCTCGGGAGGGCTTCTCCATCCCTACTCACCTAAAG TAAAGCTTCTCTGGAGGGGTGCTGAGTTCTGGAAAGAGAGCATGGATCTCCTCCGAAGCGCAGAGCAAGCAAATGGAACAGCCGGGGCAGATACTACTAGTCAAGACGAGAGACTTATCTGGAGAAG GGGAATTGTGCGGCCACCTACCACTGAGAAGGCTGCTGACATATTGCTGGAG AATGCTCAGAGTTGCCTCGAGAGTTGCAGCCTTCAAGTGCTTGACTCTGACGCCGCGCAGCGCCTGATCCCTGGGTTGTGTGTTCCATTTGACTTTGCAGTTTACATGCCGCTGGCACTGAATATCAACCCAAAGAAATATTTACAG GCACTGTTCTCAGCATGCCAAAATCTGGCAGATGAAGCATCCTCATTACCAAATGAGCAGAAAGAGTTCAAGCTTTACAGGCAACATGTCGATAATCTACACCAATTGGCAG GTGATTATGATTCAGTGATCATCTGCCTTGGGGCCAAAGCTTGCTCACTTCCTGAACTAGCAAATAAGTTGCCTCTTAGAACCTGTAGAGGAGTTATCGCTGAATTCCAGTTGCCATCAGATACAGT GGAAGAATACGGTAATCAGAGCCCTTCGATCTTATCTGATGCATGGATGGCATTCCAAGGTCCCCGTACAGTTTCAATTGGGTCAACTTGGCAATGGAAATCTGAGAATTACTCTTCAACTGTATCTGATGAAGAAGCTCTTACTGCAAAGGATGAGCTGCTCCCAAAAGCTTCTGGCGTTTATCCAGGAATAAGTAAATGGGATTTTGTACACGCAAGGGCTGGGATACGAGCCATGCCTCCACTAACAACTAATGGATCATTACCACTTTTGGGTTGTTTAGATGAAATGGTAGGCAAGAAGAGCAACTGCAAATTTTGGCTAGTTGGTGGGCTTGGTGCGAGAGGCCTTTTGTATCATGGTTTGGTTGGGAAGCTGACTGCCAAAGCTGCTATTTGCTGTGACGAAAACGTAATACCTTCTGAGTTCACTTGCTGGAAGGGGATTAAGCCTTCGCAATGA